From Solanum lycopersicum chromosome 8, SLM_r2.1, the proteins below share one genomic window:
- the LOC101267627 gene encoding uncharacterized protein, whose protein sequence is MAANDLALDLEELQQLHTIAKRPRVLSLIYTEIRNLEKLSKDGASVSSSQIPAPVLTAAKVIHKPSLNYVSVSSFSWDQDNDKVKIYLSLEGVDQEKTETDFKPMSFDAKFHDVNGKNYRFSLPKLNREIVPEKCKVLVKPSRVVITLAKASKGNWLDLHYKEDKFKPSLDKEKDPMAGIMDMMKNMYEDGDEEMKKTIAKAWTDARSGKAADPLKRYT, encoded by the exons ATGGCTGCTAACGATTTAGCTTTGGACTTGGAGGAACTTCAGCAGCTTCACACCATAGCCAAACGGCCTCGTGTCCTTTCTCTCATTTATACTGAGATTCGTAACTTGGAGAAG CTGTCAAAAGATGGTGCTTCAGTGTCATCTTCGCAAATACCAGCTCCAGTTTTAACTGCAGCAAAGGTGATCCACAAACCATCTCTGAACTATGTCTCTGTTTCATCCTTCAGTTGGGATCAGGACAATGACAAAGTGAAG ATTTATCTATCATTGGAAGGAGTAGATCAGGAGAAAACGGAGACAGATTTCAAGCCTATGTCTTTTGATGCCAAGTTTCATGATGTAAATGGAAAGAACTATCGCTTCTCCTTGCCGAAATTGAACAGAGAGATTGTACCTGAGAAATGTAAGGTGCTCGTGAAACCATCAAGGGTTGTCATCACCTTGGCCAAAGCCTCCAAAGGGAACTGGTTGGATTTGCATTACAAAGAGGACAAG TTCAAGCCTAGTTTGGACAAAGAAAAAGACCCCATGGCAGGAATAATGGATATGATGAAG AACATGTATGAGGACGGTGATGAGGAAATGAAGAAGACAATTGCAAAAGCCTGGACTGATGCTAGATCTGGCAAGGCAGCTGATCCATTGAAACGCTACACCTGA